One window from the genome of Rariglobus hedericola encodes:
- a CDS encoding MGH1-like glycoside hydrolase domain-containing protein, with translation MALSFATNALSLRSGDAQLDQAFRIAVGDLLGNVQPFKDGLLDAPAPCLIAGLEYVTPWTRDAAFNTWFALSRLAPGVARDTLLAVLERTDDGTVRIGGQYWDAIIWAQGAWEHYGVTNDRTFLALAFEAVSNSLTRFEAEEFDSADGLFRGGACFQDGVAGYPDYYAPQAGDPPFSGIHVWVEVAKIKRFPTGGGMPCKALSTNCLYYRAYRVALLMADALGVAPNASWEGKAQALRTAINTRFWSDELGRYRYLVDAPGNDDRQEGLGHAFALLFGVADEAQARRVFETIHLSAHGIPCVWPTYSRYAERGEYGRHSGPIWPQVNAAWALACVARGREDLARRELVSLAAKACRDGGFIEVFHPDTGQPYGGLQEHHERAGMEIYPVLQRQSWCASGYLAMVAALKLPSL, from the coding sequence ATGGCTCTATCGTTTGCAACGAACGCGCTCAGTCTGCGCTCAGGCGATGCGCAACTCGACCAAGCCTTCCGCATCGCGGTGGGCGATCTGCTGGGCAACGTGCAGCCGTTCAAGGACGGGCTGCTCGATGCGCCCGCCCCCTGCCTGATCGCGGGGCTTGAATACGTGACCCCGTGGACGCGTGACGCGGCCTTCAACACCTGGTTTGCCTTGTCGCGCCTCGCGCCCGGTGTGGCCCGCGACACGTTGCTCGCTGTGCTCGAGCGCACCGACGATGGCACGGTGCGCATCGGCGGACAATATTGGGATGCAATCATCTGGGCGCAGGGCGCGTGGGAGCATTATGGCGTTACCAATGACCGGACATTTCTTGCGCTCGCCTTCGAAGCGGTGAGCAATTCGCTCACGCGTTTCGAGGCCGAGGAGTTTGATTCCGCCGACGGCCTGTTTCGCGGCGGCGCTTGTTTTCAAGACGGCGTGGCCGGTTATCCCGACTACTACGCACCGCAGGCGGGAGATCCGCCGTTCAGCGGAATCCATGTGTGGGTCGAGGTGGCGAAGATCAAACGGTTTCCCACCGGCGGAGGCATGCCGTGCAAGGCGCTTTCGACGAACTGTCTTTATTACCGCGCGTATCGCGTCGCGTTGCTGATGGCCGACGCGCTCGGCGTAGCTCCGAATGCCTCGTGGGAAGGCAAGGCGCAGGCGTTGCGCACCGCCATTAACACGCGCTTCTGGAGCGACGAACTCGGGCGTTACCGTTACCTCGTCGATGCACCGGGCAACGATGACCGCCAGGAAGGATTGGGGCATGCGTTTGCGCTGCTCTTCGGTGTCGCCGATGAGGCGCAAGCGCGTCGGGTTTTTGAGACCATCCATCTCAGTGCACATGGGATTCCCTGCGTGTGGCCGACCTATTCACGTTACGCTGAACGCGGTGAATACGGACGTCACTCCGGTCCGATCTGGCCGCAGGTCAACGCTGCGTGGGCGCTGGCCTGTGTCGCCCGCGGGCGCGAAGACCTTGCGCGCCGCGAACTCGTTTCTCTCGCCGCGAAGGCCTGCCGCGACGGTGGTTTTATCGAGGTATTTCATCCCGACACGGGCCAGCCTTATGGCGGACTGCAGGAACATCATGAGCGCGCCGGCATGGAGATTTACCCCGTGTTGCAGCGCCAGAGTTGGTGCGCGTCCGGTTATCTCGCGATGGTGGCCGCCCTTAAATTACCTTCACTTTAA